Part of the Vigna angularis cultivar LongXiaoDou No.4 chromosome 1, ASM1680809v1, whole genome shotgun sequence genome, CTTCAATACCTGTATAAAATAAATGGAcgtttataattaattttctgtGCTAACACGGTTATAGCTGTAATAAATAATAGCCAAACCCAACAGCTTTATGAGGATCAATTTATGTGCCATATGGCGGAGTTATATTTTTTGTGCTGATTTCCAGCCTAATTAGAACACCTTTTTATGACCTCTAGTCGTAATTTGGAATAAGCCGAGGTTTTAACTAACTTTTAAAAGTCAGTGAAAGTGAGTCCAAAAAATTTGTCTTCGGTCTAGTTTATCATGAGTTGGTGGATTAAATAATTTGactcattaatttatttaattacaattttttaaattaaaaaaattataattttttgtaatttaaatttaaataatttcattttaaaatgatgttaaattttaaagactagtcaaaacaaaaaaattaacttacaaATCAAATGTAATTTAAAAGCAAATTCAATAAgcgaataaataaatttataatattaataatttttgtgtcacttgtttatttataaggttaaactcttgaatatatttataatatttgagacattttttcattattctcatttacaatacaataaaaaaatattaactaataatattaaatcacaaaataataaataattaaattaaactaggtgTGTTTGTGAGCTAACTCGGTTTACCACGGATTCAACTTAGGTAAAGTTCTAAGTGAGCTGGGTTGAAAATTAGcctgtataaaaaaatttatttttttcaaatccaactcAATCCGAATGCGTGGTGGGCTGGGTTGGCACACATGTTCTAACCCATTTTGAGAGCACCAacataaataaggaaaaaaattaaaattacttgtttgttgtttgtgttGTTGGTCCACACTTTAATGAAGTATGTCTTAGACTAAATGATCCAAgtataattacatattaaaaaaaaatagaggtcATGCCCTAGAGGTATGTATACTCAAGGCAATATCAACATAAGCACCAAACATGGATTGTTTCTCACAGTCTATCACATTTTAACATGCTTCCATTAACACATCTCATGCCTCAACTGAAAATTCACTAACATCTTGCATTTGACTTTGACATTTTTCATAATGTAGAACCTACAAAGCATCTGATAAGCTTCAGAAAATATATTGTCAATGATTCATCAAAACAAGGTCTCTCTGTCAGTAACAATAATGTGTGGACGACCCTCATATGTCATAAATATTCCTCTGAACCTTTCTAATACCCAGTGAAATTATTTTGGTGTTCACTTGATAACAATGCAAAGGTAGCTATGAATATCAACCTTGTTGATGTGGCGTCGACTATCTCAAGTAAGGGAAGACGATATTTGTTTGTCTTGTACGTGATATCCATCAAGAAATCTATATTGAACGAATTTAACAAGTGGACTGCATTGAGATGTGTGCAGAATAGGTCACTTATCACGTTAGAATTGTCTAAAAATCTGCTCCACTAGATGTATTTATCTCAATCTAACAACATCATCAACTGTTGCATTTCAGTTCTTGACCCTCTCAAAAATCATTTGTATGTGTACTTTGTGTTATCTATTTGTTTCATAGTTGTCACATTAACATCGTTATGTTCTTTGAGAGTCAATAGAATATTCGAGGACTTTACTTAACTCTTAGTCATGTCAACAAATATTGATTGTTCAGCCACATTTAACCTTTCAACAAAAGGATGACCAACCAAATTCTCAATTCATTCATGGTTGTGATAGCCGCAAATAACTCTAAAAACCCAACCCTCTCCATTAGAATAGGGTTTTCGCCTCGACCTAAATGGACACCCACATTTGTTTTGTTCTAGATACACTGGATTGAAAATCTAGTTTATACTACCTATACTTCTCACTCCTTTCACAacttaataaaatgaatgtaTTTCTTTCAGTTTCACCAGTTGTTGTGTTAGATCTTATAATGACCACAATAAATCCAAGATTGAATGCAATCTTTCAAACTCATTCAATTAAATCATCATGTgaggaaaatattttatcattagtaaatttatttgtataatcaCCCTCAGCCactttatttacaaaaaaaaaaaattgagacacaaaacataattatccatcttataatattaatcacaacctacaataaacataattatcactaaatatttctcaatttaataataattctcaatttaataataataacaacacaaattcaaaattaaataatagataaaagCAACATCACATattacaaattattaaataaaaaacaacacaagatattaaaattaaataataattaaaaaacataaacatattataaattaaataaaaaattaaaaacattaacacgtattaaaaattaactaacaaataaaaacaacaaaaacatgttaaatattaaatattaaataaaaaatatagacatattataaattaaataaaaaattaaaaacattaagacataaattaaaaattaaataaaaaacaacaaaacataataaaaattaaaatataattaaaaaacaaaaacataataaattaagtGAAAAAACAGGGGTGCAGATCATATAGTTAAAAAATGGTTGGTCAAAATTTATTATGCTTTTCATTATTTCTCACCGGtgcatttactttattttctttaaattgaaGGGTAAATGTCTCCATTGGAGGTGCAGGACGAAATTAGGACGAAATTAGTGAGGTGCGGGAGAATTCCTCTTGAATTCGTGTCTACGATTCTTGAATTCGGGTGAGTTGCTGGAAGAAACTCTCAGTTTTTGGTCATCAAGACTTCTTTATCGTTAAAATCTTTTCTTGGTTCTTCCAtacttttcttttgtaaatgGGTTGCAGGAAGAAATTCTTAAGTTAGTGTTTTTTATATCAAGAATCCGTTTACtgttaaaatatgataattgtattttgtttaacGTTATGATTCTTGAATCTGGGTGCTCTTTGGGATCGGGATGCATTATCTTGCATGCATTTTCCTTGTAAACTGGAACATTGCATATCTGCTTTCTTCATTATGTTTTTACCTGTTCTGCCTTCACTCTCCTTGTACATTGCTTGATGGTAGTGACAACATCTTGGATGCAGAATGATGATACCAAAAACCTGATATGAACGAGTCAGATGATGATAGTTCTATGATGAGGAATTGAAAAAGATGGGTGGATTTGCCCTTCAAGAAGCGTCCAGGGAATATGGCATGAAGAAAGATAAACCAAGGAAGAAACGCTCTGTAAATTCTGGATCTTTAGCTTTGGAAAACCTAATGATGAAGAACGATACAAGAACCAATTCTTCAAGAAAGAAGCATGTGCCTCGGTTCACTCATTCTTGCCCTTCACATGCTCAGAAGAGTAAAGCTTCCAAAAAAAGGCATGGTACAACTGGTTTCATAAATGTTTAAATTCCATATACATGCTATAGTTGAGACTGACTATTATACAAACTTCACCTGTTGGGAGTTGATGGTGAGGATGCCGATTATTCTGCTGCTGactatgtaataaaaaaaaactgtaagGGAAGACAGAAGAGTGGGAAAGAAACATACTAAACAGAACAATTATAGATTGCAAGAACTTCAATCATCCCAGAACAAGTTCTCAGGCAGCCATAAAGTGAAGGACAAGAGAGGGAGTGGACAAAAGGGTTCATACGCTAATCAGCCTGTCTCATTTGTATCAAGTGGCATGATCCATTCCGAGAGTGTACCTGTTACAGTTGTTGAGGCTGAAGAGACTTATAGGAAGGGTGTCACTAACTCTGCTAATATAGGATCATTTGAAGAACATACTACTGGTTTTGGTTCAAAAATAATGGCTAAAATGGGGTACATGGAGGGAGGAGGACTGGGGAAAAATGGTCATCCCATATTAAATCTAAATTACAAGGCAGAATCATAAGGTTTAAGGCAACACACAGTACAATTATATACAAACACAAAGAAGGTTGAAGTATAGATACTACAGAATGTTGTATAGCAGTGAGTTTCAACTACAGAAAGTTGAAGTATAGATAATTCTGAATATGCATCATCATATATGTCCTACTATACTAAGTAAAATAATCaggttttgaaagaaaaatctaattatcgaaaaataaaagatttcaCATAAATATTTCAAAGGTTAAACGAATTGGAATGTATTTCAAGAACTAGATAAAAACATGAGaaaaaagtacaaaatattACCTAATGCAAACATAACAAACATAATTTTCAAGATGTAACTaagtaacaaatattttaattacctgtttataataatatttttgtacatgtttaaaaaaataaagttattattaccagaaacattaattaaacatttatttagaaactaattttactaattaatggttttatttaaatttaaaacattaaagatatttttagagaaactattctttttaaaatttatattttataatgtaacttatttgaatttgtatttttagaaaaacttaatttatttatattaatatgttattatataattttgtttagattatactttaatattaaatttaattaaatgtatttttattcttttttaagtaTCCAAGTTATAATAGATATCTATTGgtataagtttgtttttttaatatacttgCTCTGACTTATTACCAGCCTCTTGATGAAAAGATTTTACTCATTAATAAGttatttaatgtatatttttacaGTAACAAATTATGTGTGTGTATAGTTAATTATATACAtagtcttttttatttattttttatattaaaaaataatttataataactattttttgtttttctattcccttaattttggttttttgGACAGATTATTGAACCTGGGGAACATGAGACTCTGTATAGCCTATATATTAGAAGACTAGTGAACCTGCAAATTACATGAGATGTATAAAATTGTATTTCCTATTATTTTTTCTGTATCATTATGttattcttaataaaataattagttttaatcttTCAGTCAGTTTTATCTATTTACTTGCAACTGTTATAATTATTACTGTTACAGTGCTATTAATACGagtaaaaataactttaatttctTACATAAGAATTCAAATGtaagttgaattttttttaagttgactAAACAATGAATGAGAATAAGTACattttttaagttgaaatttttaggtaaataatcataaataatattagtgGATACTCATAGAAATTACAATCGGTATTCtgtgtttattttctgttaattAATTACATGTGCAACACATTTAAAGTACAGTATTTGTTaacaacaaattatatttttaaagattcctattaataataataaaatagatcaGGTTAAAAGGAATACTTAATTCACGTTTAAAATTTATACGATCACTTAcacagataaataaataaatattatttaactgCTGAagtatatacttttataatatatatatatagttttaaaaaacatgttatttttgGTAAGAATATATTCGTTACGATGTTAAATCGATATTTTAATAAGGTAGTTGACCctgttaaattatttaaatgttggAAAATTCTTTTTCTGTCTGTATTAAGTGCATGAGAGATGAGGTTATTTCTGAATACTGGGACGTCAGAAATGCtaacatattatatttaataaaccCTATTCTTCATTTAGTGTACCgaacttataaatttataacttaactataaaagtaatatattaataGTGTTCCTCGTAATAAATAATACCAATAACACTATTTTTAATTCTGACTTTTGGAATGTATATAACTCAAGCTTTTATTCCGCTAGAATAAACCATACGTTATGACAATAATAGAACAAGTAATTAATACgcaaaaaatttgtaatttaataaaGGATATATCTTTTGTATTCTTTAATTACggatgtttattattatttgtacgaaaaaaaaatataaataaatatacaaaaggGTAATATAGTAATTGAAGGCATGAGTTCTAATGAAAATGAGATTGAGAACAGTGAAAGAGAAGCAGTGCGAGGGAGAAGAAGGGAAAGGAAGCATATAAATTTGCAGTTCCCGGGTTCAACGCCCTCATTTCACCGTTTCGcgtgttatttttttctttctttccataAATTGTAGATTCCTCAAACTCAATTTCCACGCCGATATTCTTCCCTCTGCCCTCTGGTGAGTGAAATCCACGTGCATTTCAATGGCTTTTTCCTTTATATATACCTGCATTTCGTCTTTTAAGTCCTGCCATGTTGTAAAGTGCCATCTCTTGCTATCTGCATTCTCCCAGAACTGAGTGCCTTGTTAgagctctttttttttttttcctttttttacttttcattttgtGTTGTTAACATCTACCTATATGGATCTTTCAGATCTGACGAAGAACCGTCCAAAAATGGAGTCTTGTCGTGGATTTAGAATGTGGGCATTCGTTTTTATGTGTTTAATGTTTCAATCGGGAAATGGGTTTTACCTCCCGGGTAGTTACCCTCACAAGTATGGCATTGGGGATGAGTTGTGGGTGAAGGTGAATTCTCTCACTTCAATTGACACAGAAATGCCGTTCAGTTATTACAGTCTACCTTTCTGTAAGCCTGAAGGTGGTGTTAAGGACAGTGCTGAGAATCTGGGTGAACTCCTTGTGGGGGATCGAATCGAGAACTCGCCCTACAGGTTTAAGATGTACACCAATGAGTCTGAGATATTTTTGTGTCAACTGGAAAAGCTCTCTGGTGATCAGTTCAAGATTTTGAAGAAGAGGATTGATGAGATGTATCAGGTTAATTTGTTACTTGATAATTTGCCTGCCATTAGGTTTACCAAGAAGGAGGACTACTTGTTGAGGTGGACTGGGTACCCTGTTGGTATCAAGATTCAGGATGTGTATTATCTGTTCAACCATCTGAGGTTTAATGTTCTTGTCCATAAGTACGAGGAGACCAATGTGGCACGTGTTATGGGGACCGGTGATGCGGCTGAATTGATCCCCACCATTGGTAAGGAGGGATCTGACAAGCCTGGTTACATGGTTGTTGGGTTTGAGGTCATACCTTGTAGTATTCTGCACAATGCTGATTCGGTTAAAGGGATGAAAATGTATAACAAATACCCCTCACCGATCAAATGTGATCCCTCCACAGTGGCCATGCCAATCAGGGAGGGGCAGCCGGTTACATTTACATATGAGGTCACCTTTGAGGAGAGTGATATCAAGTGGCCTTCTAGATGGGATGCCTACTTGAAAATGGAGGGTGCCAAAGTTCACTGGTTCTCGATCCTGAATTCACTTATGGTGATCACTTTTCTTGCtggtattgttcttgttatctTCCTGAGGACTGTTAGGAGGGATCTGACCCGATATGAGGAGCTTGATAAGGAGGCACAGGCACAGATGAACGAGGAGTTATCTGGCTGGAAGCTTGTTGTGGGAGATGTTTTCCGCGCACCAACAAATTCTGCTTTGTTGTGTATAATGGTTGGGGATGGAGTTCAGATTCTGGGGATGGCTGTTGTGACAATTCTTTTTGCTGCACTTGGATTCATGTCACCAGCATCTCGCGGAACACTCATCACAGGTATGCTGTTTTTCTACATGATACTTGGTGTAGCTGCTGGTTATGTTGCAGTTCGGCTATGGAGGACGATTGGCTATGGTGATAAAAAGGGATGGATTTCAGTGGCATGGAAGGCTGCTTGTTTCTTCCCCGGTATTGCCTTTTTTATCCTGACAACCTTAAACTTCCTATTATGGGGAAGCCACAGCACAGGAGCCATTCCATTTTCACTGTTTGTTATTCTGATTTTGCTCTGGTTCTGCATTTCTGTTCCCCTTACTCTTATCGGTGGCCTCTTTGGAGCAAGGGCACCTCACGCTGAGTATCCAGTTCGAACCAATCAAATCCCTCGAGAAATTCCCAAGCAGAAATACCCATCATGGCTCATGGTTCTCGGCGCCGGCACCCTTCCATTCGGTACCTTGTTCATCGAGCTCTTCTTCATCATGTCCAGTATTTGGATGGGTCGTGTTTACTATGTGTTTGGATTTCTCTTAATTGTTTTGATTCTTCTTGTGGTGGTGTGTGCCGAGGTATCTCTAGTTCTAACTTACATGCACCTGTGTGTGGAGGACTGGAGATGGTGGTGGAAATCATTCTTTGCCTCTGGTTCTGTTGCCATATACATCTTTTTGTACTCCATAAACTACCTTGTATTTGACCTCAAGAATCTCAATGGGCCTGTTTCTGCAACTCTTTACTTGGGATATTCCTTATTCATGGTTCTTGCAATCATGTTGGCTACAGGCACAGTTGGATTCCTTTCCTCGTTCTGGTTCGTCTATTACTTGTTCTCTTCAGTCAAGTTGGATTGAAGACTCTTCACAGTAAAAAAATGAGCTCTACCAAACAACAGTTTTAAACAGGAAGGACCTTCTCAAATGTTCAGTTTTATGTTACTTTATTTCTGTTTGTTTTACTAGGGAACATAGCAAATTTCATAACAATAATTTTACCCAGTTTTGCTTTATTCGTTGTTAGATATAATATCATTGTATGATAAATTGGAATTCTGAAGTTTATACACTGTACTTGGCCTTGCAGTTGAGGAATTTAATTCTGATACGGATCATCTTGACCATCAtgcaaaaattatattttcattcattcattcattcatacGATTACTTTTCATTTTACTGATCTTTTTAATAGTCTGCATTTAATCAAGTACAcgttaattaattttctttttttgatacTCTTGAGAAGTGTTTTATGCGTTCCTCATAATCCCATGTTTGTTTTCCCACCACAATTTCCCTTTTCTGCAATAACTGATTAGAGAGAAAGcacttttaaaatcatattcagGTAAAACTCCCATTACTCTGCACGTAAATGAGAATTATACTTCTGAAAAGGACCTTGATCCTGTTATTTTTACAGCACAGACAGCACATAATAATGATGTCGAAAGTATGAAAGAGGCAAAATAAACTAACTTCTAATCCGTTCTTAGAGGAGATTTATTTAACTTAACCTTCTTATTCTTTTGTGTACAAAGATTATTTCCGAATTTGAACCTGTGTGATCAAGTGGTGACTGTTAGAACCATTAGAAGAAGAGATGTTGaacaatttcaatcaaaatttatttgtaaatggAAAGTGTTTTGGAGAAGCCACAAGGAACacgaatattttttaatttgtaaacattcagattattttaaaaaaatccaataaaaaaaaacaaattagtaTAATAGTGTGTTTATAAATTAACTCATATATAGGTTAATGgtaaatttttatgtaatttttttgttaaatttatgtCAGATATAACTTTGAATTATATactatttaaacaaaattgacaTTCGAGAGTTTAACAATCATAtgacttaatataaaaaatttattaaaaaaaataaaagacaaaaacatgGAACTAATCAAAAAGCATATTCAagacaaaaattgaaaaacacaaaaagaaaatccattaataacacaaaaacaaaaatgaaaaatagtgGGTTGATaccaaaaaaattgaaagatgtgtgtccaaatttttaattaaaattttcatggCAAATAAGGTATTATCCGACTCTTTTTGATTAAACATGAGTATTAATATGAATAACATTCAattggaaatatatatatatatatatatatatatatatatatatatatatatatatatatatatatatatatatatatatatatagtcggTCATCATTCtatctaatttaaattattttctttatttacatTACACACATTTTTTTGTGTATATTCAAATAGTATAATAGTATACTATTAGTTTTGGtgaatgaaattgattttaggtcttgcatttaattttttttattaacttttaatatttttgtttattatttattttttcgcATAAATGGTTTGACTTTAAGTTTTAAGTGTTCAATGCTTAAGtaatagtttaatatatttgttcTCTCTGTCATTTCATGATCTTTATTTATGtatgagaaaatattttattataatatagataaatgaattaaagagacatttaaaatattttaaacttgaatatttcttcttataattttttaaaaatattttttaattttattaactttgtttcattttataaaattaaaaaatgttttgtgtaaattccaaaaatatagtataaaatcaTATGATAGAATACTCACaattaacaata contains:
- the LOC128196158 gene encoding zinc finger CCCH domain-containing protein 22-like, translating into MGGFALQEASREYGMKKDKPRKKRSVNSGSLALENLMMKNDTRTNSSRKKHVPRFTHSCPSHAQKSKASKKRHEKTVREDRRVGKKHTKQNNYRLQELQSSQNKFSGSHKVKDKRGSGQKGSYANQPVSFVSSGMIHSESVPVTVVEAEETYRKGVTNSANIGSFEEHTTGFGSKIMAKMGYMEGGGLGKNGHPILNLNYKAES
- the LOC108330734 gene encoding transmembrane 9 superfamily member 11, which gives rise to MESCRGFRMWAFVFMCLMFQSGNGFYLPGSYPHKYGIGDELWVKVNSLTSIDTEMPFSYYSLPFCKPEGGVKDSAENLGELLVGDRIENSPYRFKMYTNESEIFLCQLEKLSGDQFKILKKRIDEMYQVNLLLDNLPAIRFTKKEDYLLRWTGYPVGIKIQDVYYLFNHLRFNVLVHKYEETNVARVMGTGDAAELIPTIGKEGSDKPGYMVVGFEVIPCSILHNADSVKGMKMYNKYPSPIKCDPSTVAMPIREGQPVTFTYEVTFEESDIKWPSRWDAYLKMEGAKVHWFSILNSLMVITFLAGIVLVIFLRTVRRDLTRYEELDKEAQAQMNEELSGWKLVVGDVFRAPTNSALLCIMVGDGVQILGMAVVTILFAALGFMSPASRGTLITGMLFFYMILGVAAGYVAVRLWRTIGYGDKKGWISVAWKAACFFPGIAFFILTTLNFLLWGSHSTGAIPFSLFVILILLWFCISVPLTLIGGLFGARAPHAEYPVRTNQIPREIPKQKYPSWLMVLGAGTLPFGTLFIELFFIMSSIWMGRVYYVFGFLLIVLILLVVVCAEVSLVLTYMHLCVEDWRWWWKSFFASGSVAIYIFLYSINYLVFDLKNLNGPVSATLYLGYSLFMVLAIMLATGTVGFLSSFWFVYYLFSSVKLD